One segment of Nocardioides sp. QY071 DNA contains the following:
- a CDS encoding leucyl aminopeptidase family protein: MSSADARPVLPGQVSPPEFAASELLPGAIKGVDVVALPVLPGDDGGLLLGPGAAELADELGLDLVGIAEVHGLTGASAEVAVVPVPDGTPTNPALRAVLLVGVGAARPIDLRRAGAAMAKAARDRAAVVTSIPAVAEDTSPDDPIALEAFVAGTMLGSFVFHWRSTGPEHHPVRRVVLSAAGTDRSALERAVALGGAGWRSRLLATVPSNLKNPAWLATQAEEIAAASRLDVRIWDEDDLARDGFGGILAVGAASATPPRLIRLDYTPAGVSARAAKKLPVVVLVGKGITFDTGGLSIKPAASMGSMKRDMTGGAVVLATMAALADVDCPVRVIGLVAAAENAISGSALRPGDVITHRGGRTTEVGNTDAEGRLVLGDALAYAVSELDPAVVVDVATLTGAVKVALGQQVGGLFANDDALAAALDTAGARAGEPLWRFPLYRGYEDKLASKVADAANDPGGPGAITAALFLQPFVGDVPWAHLDIASVGDVEKEWHEWTVGPSGFGSRLLLSWLGSADPVAGIGA; the protein is encoded by the coding sequence ATGTCATCGGCTGACGCACGCCCGGTCCTGCCGGGTCAGGTCTCACCTCCCGAGTTCGCTGCGAGCGAGCTGCTCCCCGGCGCCATCAAGGGTGTCGACGTCGTCGCGCTCCCGGTGTTGCCGGGTGACGACGGGGGCCTGCTGCTCGGCCCGGGGGCCGCGGAGCTCGCCGACGAGCTCGGCCTGGACCTGGTCGGCATCGCCGAGGTCCACGGCCTGACCGGCGCGAGTGCCGAGGTCGCGGTCGTGCCCGTGCCGGACGGTACGCCGACCAACCCGGCCCTGCGCGCGGTCCTCCTCGTCGGCGTGGGTGCCGCGCGCCCGATCGACCTACGCCGCGCCGGCGCCGCGATGGCCAAGGCAGCCCGCGATCGCGCCGCCGTCGTCACCTCGATCCCGGCCGTCGCCGAGGACACCTCGCCCGACGACCCGATCGCGCTCGAGGCGTTCGTGGCCGGCACCATGCTCGGCTCCTTCGTCTTCCACTGGCGCTCGACCGGCCCCGAGCACCACCCCGTACGACGGGTGGTGCTGTCCGCCGCCGGCACCGACCGCTCTGCCCTGGAGCGCGCGGTCGCCCTCGGTGGCGCCGGCTGGCGCTCCCGGCTGCTGGCGACCGTGCCGTCCAACCTGAAGAACCCGGCCTGGCTGGCCACCCAGGCCGAGGAGATCGCCGCGGCGAGCCGGCTCGACGTACGCATCTGGGACGAGGACGACCTCGCCCGCGACGGCTTCGGCGGCATCCTCGCCGTCGGCGCGGCCTCCGCGACGCCCCCGCGCCTGATCCGCCTCGACTACACCCCGGCCGGTGTCTCTGCCCGCGCCGCGAAGAAGCTTCCCGTCGTCGTCCTCGTCGGCAAGGGCATCACCTTCGACACCGGCGGCCTGTCCATCAAGCCCGCCGCCTCGATGGGCTCGATGAAGCGCGACATGACCGGCGGCGCCGTGGTCCTGGCGACCATGGCCGCGCTCGCCGACGTCGACTGCCCGGTCCGCGTCATCGGCCTCGTCGCGGCCGCCGAGAACGCCATCTCCGGCAGCGCGCTGCGCCCCGGCGACGTGATCACCCACCGCGGCGGGCGCACCACCGAGGTCGGCAACACCGACGCCGAGGGCCGACTGGTCCTCGGGGACGCCCTCGCGTACGCCGTCTCCGAGCTCGATCCCGCCGTCGTCGTCGACGTCGCCACGCTCACCGGTGCGGTCAAGGTCGCGCTCGGCCAGCAGGTCGGTGGCCTGTTCGCCAACGACGACGCCCTCGCCGCCGCGCTCGACACGGCCGGCGCCCGGGCGGGGGAGCCGCTGTGGCGCTTCCCGCTCTACCGCGGCTACGAGGACAAGCTGGCCTCCAAGGTCGCCGACGCCGCCAACGACCCCGGCGGTCCCGGCGCCATCACGGCCGCGCTGTTCCTCCAGCCCTTCGTCGGCGACGTCCCGTGGGCGCACCTCGACATCGCCTCGGTCGGCGACGTGGAGAAGGAGTGGCACGAGTGGACCGTCGGTCCCTCGGGCTTCGGCTCCCGGCTGCTGCTGTCGTGGCTCGGCTCGGCCGACCCGGTGGCGGGGATCGGCGCCTGA
- the sigE gene encoding RNA polymerase sigma factor SigE produces the protein MKEPVDPHPQPTGQGQSDLDWGTIVEEHSDRVYRLALRLTGNRHDAEDLTQEVFVRVFRSLHTYTPGTFEGWLHRITTNLFLDQARRKQRIRFDALSDERAARLASASPAPDLAYADQTFDEDVAAALASLPPDFRAAVVLCDIEGLSYEEIAEILGAKLGTVRSRIHRGRALLRSALAHRAPAAGRTRYAGPAPLAVGGGVAT, from the coding sequence ATGAAGGAGCCCGTCGATCCCCACCCTCAGCCCACCGGGCAGGGGCAGTCCGACCTGGACTGGGGGACGATCGTCGAGGAGCACTCCGACCGTGTCTACCGGCTCGCCCTGCGGCTGACCGGCAACCGTCACGACGCCGAGGACCTCACCCAGGAGGTCTTCGTTCGCGTCTTCCGCTCGCTGCACACCTACACCCCCGGCACCTTCGAGGGCTGGCTGCACCGGATCACCACCAACCTGTTCCTCGACCAGGCCCGCCGCAAGCAGCGGATCCGCTTCGACGCGCTGTCGGACGAGCGCGCGGCCCGGCTCGCGAGCGCCTCGCCGGCCCCGGACCTGGCGTACGCCGACCAGACCTTCGACGAGGACGTCGCCGCCGCGCTCGCCTCCCTGCCCCCGGACTTCCGCGCCGCCGTCGTGCTGTGCGACATCGAGGGGCTCAGCTACGAGGAGATCGCCGAGATCCTCGGTGCCAAGCTCGGCACCGTGCGCTCGCGGATCCACCGCGGCCGCGCGCTGCTGCGCTCCGCGCTGGCGCACCGTGCCCCCGCGGCCGGCCGGACCCGGTACGCCGGGCCCGCGCCGCTCGCCGTCGGCGGGGGAGTCGCGACGTGA
- a CDS encoding DUF3117 domain-containing protein produces MAAMKPRTGDGPLEVTKEGRGIVMRVPLEGGGRLVVELNAEEAAALGDALQNVIG; encoded by the coding sequence ATGGCGGCGATGAAGCCTCGGACCGGCGACGGTCCGCTCGAGGTCACCAAGGAGGGTCGCGGCATCGTGATGCGCGTCCCGCTCGAAGGTGGTGGCCGGCTCGTGGTCGAGCTCAACGCCGAGGAGGCTGCCGCGCTCGGCGACGCGCTCCAGAATGTCATCGGCTGA
- a CDS encoding TIGR00730 family Rossman fold protein — protein MTRRSGPGPRPSAGRPEGSTTDQRLLDSTGDADWVHTDPWRVLKIQAEFVEGFNDLAEVGPAISVFGSARIPATHPAYDIGVRVGSALAKAGFAVITGGGPGAMEAANKGASEAGGESIGLGIELPWEAKLNDYVAFGLNFRYFFVRKMMFVKYSQGYVVLPGGLGTLDELFEAMTLAQTLKITQFPIVLMGVEHWQGLMDWMQGSMLEDARIKQTDLDMLTLTDDVDEAVALMVAAREQHG, from the coding sequence ATGACCAGGCGCAGCGGACCCGGACCTCGCCCCAGCGCGGGCCGGCCCGAGGGCTCGACCACCGACCAGCGGCTGCTCGACAGCACCGGCGACGCCGACTGGGTGCACACCGACCCCTGGCGGGTGCTGAAGATCCAGGCCGAGTTCGTCGAGGGCTTCAACGACCTCGCCGAGGTGGGTCCGGCGATCTCCGTGTTCGGCTCGGCCCGGATCCCGGCCACGCACCCGGCGTACGACATCGGGGTGCGGGTCGGCAGCGCGCTGGCGAAGGCCGGTTTCGCGGTCATCACCGGCGGTGGTCCGGGCGCGATGGAGGCCGCCAACAAGGGCGCCTCCGAGGCCGGCGGCGAGAGCATCGGTCTCGGCATCGAGCTGCCCTGGGAGGCCAAGCTCAACGACTACGTCGCGTTCGGGCTGAACTTCCGCTACTTCTTCGTGCGCAAGATGATGTTCGTGAAGTACAGCCAGGGCTACGTCGTGCTCCCCGGCGGACTCGGCACCCTCGACGAGCTGTTCGAGGCCATGACGCTCGCCCAGACCCTCAAGATCACCCAGTTCCCGATCGTCCTGATGGGCGTCGAGCACTGGCAGGGCCTGATGGACTGGATGCAGGGCTCGATGCTCGAGGACGCCCGCATCAAGCAGACCGACCTCGACATGCTCACCCTCACCGACGACGTCGACGAGGCCGTGGCGCTGATGGTCGCGGCCCGCGAGCAGCACGGCTGA
- the dapE gene encoding succinyl-diaminopimelate desuccinylase codes for MPARQLDLTTDVVALTRQLVDIESVSRDEQDIADAVEAALRALPHLTVTRRGHTVVARTDLGRPSRVVIAGHLDTVPVNDNLPSRYDEAAGVLHGLGTCDMKGGDAVILKLAATVADPVHDVTYVLYEAEEIESVYNGLRLLGESDPDLLEADFAILMEPSDAGVEAGCQGTLRVEVRTRGERAHSARSWRGVNAIHGAAEILTRLTAYEARKPVIDGLEYHEGLNAVGIAGGVAGNVIPDECVVTVNFRFAPDRSEAEALAYVEDFFAGFEITLTDTAPGALPGLERPAAKAFIEAVGGQVAPKFGWTDVARFTVLGVPAVNYGPGDPMLAHKQDEHVEVAQIVRCEQQLRQWLTKPQEEQA; via the coding sequence GTGCCCGCCCGACAGCTCGACCTGACCACCGATGTCGTCGCCCTGACCCGCCAGCTGGTCGACATCGAGTCGGTCAGCCGCGACGAGCAGGACATCGCCGACGCCGTCGAGGCCGCCCTGCGGGCGCTTCCGCACCTCACCGTGACCCGCCGCGGCCACACCGTGGTGGCGCGCACCGACCTCGGCCGTCCCAGCCGCGTGGTGATCGCCGGGCACCTCGACACGGTGCCCGTCAACGACAACCTCCCGAGCCGGTACGACGAGGCGGCGGGCGTCCTGCACGGCCTCGGCACCTGCGACATGAAGGGCGGCGACGCCGTCATCCTGAAGCTCGCCGCCACCGTGGCCGACCCGGTCCACGACGTCACCTACGTGCTCTACGAGGCCGAGGAGATCGAGTCGGTGTACAACGGGCTGCGTCTGCTGGGGGAGTCCGACCCCGACCTGCTCGAAGCCGACTTCGCGATCCTCATGGAGCCGTCCGACGCGGGCGTCGAGGCCGGCTGCCAGGGCACGTTGCGCGTCGAGGTCCGCACCCGCGGCGAGCGCGCGCACTCCGCACGCAGCTGGCGCGGTGTCAACGCGATCCACGGCGCGGCCGAGATCCTCACCCGGCTCACCGCCTACGAGGCCCGCAAGCCGGTCATCGACGGGCTGGAGTACCACGAGGGCCTCAACGCGGTGGGCATCGCCGGGGGCGTCGCGGGCAACGTGATCCCCGACGAGTGCGTGGTGACGGTCAACTTCCGCTTCGCCCCGGACCGTTCCGAGGCCGAGGCGCTTGCGTACGTCGAGGACTTCTTCGCCGGCTTCGAGATCACTCTCACCGACACCGCCCCCGGCGCCCTCCCTGGCCTGGAGCGGCCCGCCGCGAAGGCGTTCATCGAGGCCGTCGGCGGACAGGTCGCCCCGAAGTTCGGCTGGACCGACGTCGCCCGGTTCACCGTGCTCGGCGTGCCGGCGGTCAACTACGGCCCTGGCGACCCGATGCTGGCCCACAAGCAGGACGAGCACGTCGAGGTTGCCCAGATCGTGCGCTGCGAGCAGCAGCTGCGGCAGTGGCTCACCAAGCCCCAGGAGGAGCAGGCATGA
- a CDS encoding DivIVA domain-containing protein, whose product MSHPMMWVFAVLIVLAMGGVALLASGRGEPMTPAYDDRPDALVPAARPVRADDLRRVRFSLALRGYRMSEVDALLTRLAREMEGERPAVVPDSAPAPATLVRVVAEKWAADHPAGSDILDFSAESVDQVESSLDQWARRPGHGAAADQADVWAAGAYLGEVLVRSVAGAAWSTRSGSDGVPVVALPSGRVEDPIGRAMARFDGDERDSVIDFVDAVLAADA is encoded by the coding sequence ATGTCCCACCCGATGATGTGGGTGTTCGCCGTCCTCATCGTGCTCGCGATGGGCGGCGTCGCCCTGCTCGCCTCCGGCCGGGGCGAGCCGATGACGCCCGCGTACGACGACCGGCCCGACGCGCTCGTGCCCGCGGCCCGTCCCGTCCGGGCCGACGACCTGCGCCGAGTGCGCTTCTCGCTCGCGCTGCGCGGCTACCGGATGTCCGAGGTCGACGCTCTGCTCACCCGCCTGGCGCGCGAGATGGAGGGGGAGCGTCCGGCCGTCGTACCGGACAGCGCGCCGGCTCCGGCGACCCTGGTCCGCGTCGTCGCGGAGAAGTGGGCCGCCGATCACCCGGCCGGCAGCGACATCCTCGACTTCTCCGCCGAGAGCGTCGACCAGGTCGAGTCCTCGCTCGACCAGTGGGCGCGCCGCCCCGGGCACGGCGCGGCGGCCGACCAGGCCGACGTCTGGGCGGCCGGCGCTTACCTGGGCGAGGTCCTGGTCCGGTCCGTGGCCGGTGCCGCCTGGTCGACCCGCAGCGGGTCCGACGGCGTGCCGGTGGTGGCACTTCCGTCCGGTCGTGTCGAGGACCCGATCGGCCGCGCGATGGCGCGCTTCGACGGCGACGAGCGCGACAGCGTCATCGACTTCGTGGACGCCGTGCTGGCCGCTGACGCCTGA
- a CDS encoding trypsin-like peptidase domain-containing protein — MTDAHDPDHEPTEPLAPLDVPSSETTPEPAAEPAPEPTHAQWAPPSPSVAPLPDAAPEPTTPLPGLAPSLLPPPPAPDLTVRMPVPTAERSGGRVAGWVIPVVAAIALVVGLGGGLLGALAYDKLSDDSPSGPGFSGDGLAGVDLEKDPPLAAPGSVADVAQAVLPSTVQIIAEYGGEAAGATGSGWVMDGDGHIVTNNHVVAEAAKDNGPIVVVDHDRNRYDAEVVGRSPIYDLAVLYVKKHDNLTPAKLGFAAKLQVGEPVVAIGSPLSLPDTVTSGIVSYLHRPVTTGSTAEDSSWIDAIQTDAAINPGNSGGPLVNQKGEVIGVNSAIATAGGGSVDSEAGNIGVGFAIPVEQVRVTADQILKTGKAQYPVIGAKVKTGGPPTGDGAELDEIIADSPAEKAGLRRGDVITHVNGSRVADGTALIVAIRTYQPGQTIEFTITRGSNEKKVEVTLDGEVG; from the coding sequence GTGACCGACGCGCACGACCCCGACCACGAGCCCACCGAGCCGCTTGCGCCGCTCGACGTGCCGTCGTCCGAGACCACCCCGGAGCCCGCCGCCGAGCCGGCTCCCGAGCCCACGCACGCCCAGTGGGCACCGCCGTCGCCCAGCGTCGCCCCGCTGCCCGACGCGGCCCCCGAGCCGACCACCCCGCTGCCGGGCCTGGCCCCCTCCCTGCTGCCGCCCCCGCCGGCCCCCGACCTGACCGTGCGGATGCCCGTCCCGACCGCCGAGCGCAGCGGCGGAAGGGTCGCCGGCTGGGTGATCCCGGTCGTGGCCGCGATCGCGCTCGTCGTCGGCCTCGGCGGGGGCCTGCTCGGTGCGCTCGCCTACGACAAGCTCTCCGACGACTCCCCGAGCGGTCCCGGCTTCTCCGGCGACGGCCTCGCGGGGGTCGACCTCGAGAAGGACCCGCCGCTGGCCGCGCCCGGCTCGGTCGCCGACGTCGCCCAGGCCGTGCTCCCCAGCACCGTCCAGATCATCGCCGAGTACGGCGGCGAGGCCGCCGGCGCGACCGGCTCCGGCTGGGTGATGGACGGCGACGGCCACATCGTCACCAACAACCACGTCGTCGCCGAGGCGGCCAAGGACAACGGCCCGATCGTCGTGGTCGACCACGACCGCAACCGCTACGACGCCGAGGTGGTCGGCCGCAGCCCGATCTACGACCTCGCCGTGCTGTACGTCAAGAAGCACGACAACCTCACGCCCGCCAAGCTCGGCTTCGCCGCCAAGCTGCAGGTCGGTGAGCCGGTCGTGGCGATCGGCTCGCCGCTGAGCCTTCCCGACACGGTCACCTCCGGCATCGTCAGCTATCTCCACCGGCCGGTCACCACCGGCTCCACCGCCGAGGACTCCTCCTGGATCGACGCGATCCAGACCGACGCCGCGATCAACCCGGGCAACTCCGGCGGCCCGCTGGTCAACCAGAAGGGCGAGGTGATCGGCGTCAACTCCGCCATCGCCACCGCCGGCGGCGGCTCCGTCGACTCCGAGGCCGGCAACATCGGCGTCGGCTTCGCGATCCCCGTCGAGCAGGTCCGGGTCACGGCCGACCAGATCCTCAAGACCGGCAAGGCGCAGTACCCCGTGATCGGCGCCAAGGTGAAGACCGGCGGCCCGCCGACCGGCGACGGCGCCGAGCTCGACGAGATCATCGCCGACAGCCCGGCCGAGAAGGCCGGCCTGCGCCGCGGCGACGTGATCACCCATGTCAACGGCAGCCGGGTCGCCGACGGCACCGCGCTGATCGTCGCGATCCGGACCTACCAGCCCGGTCAGACCATCGAGTTCACCATCACCCGTGGCTCGAACGAGAAGAAGGTCGAGGTCACCCTCGACGGCGAGGTGGGATAG
- a CDS encoding acyl-ACP desaturase produces MTSTETTAPHHLLEQLEPVVAANLDRHLTIAQEWHPHDYIPWSRGRDFAMLGGEDYSPEQSELSEVAKAAMFTNLLTEDNLPSYHREIATRFGRDGAWGTWVGRWTAEENRHGIALRDYLVVTRGVDPVELERARMDYMTTGYDSGDKTALEAVVYVSFQELATRVSHRNTGKATGDPIADGLLARIAKDENLHMIFYRNIVAAALEIAPDATMRAIADEVIGFEMPGATMAGFRRSSMIIAKAGIYDLRLHHDEVIMPVLRHWDVFSRTGLGPVGEQAREELGAFLAALDQQATAFVDRRAEQRARHAAGSGEPQVIVS; encoded by the coding sequence ATGACCAGCACCGAGACCACCGCGCCCCACCACCTCCTCGAGCAGCTCGAGCCCGTCGTGGCGGCCAACCTCGACCGGCACCTCACGATCGCGCAGGAGTGGCACCCGCACGACTACATCCCGTGGAGCCGCGGTCGTGACTTCGCGATGCTCGGCGGCGAGGACTACTCCCCCGAGCAGTCCGAGCTCTCGGAGGTCGCCAAGGCGGCGATGTTCACCAACCTGCTGACCGAGGACAACCTGCCGTCGTACCACCGCGAGATCGCCACCCGCTTCGGCCGGGACGGCGCCTGGGGCACCTGGGTCGGGCGGTGGACCGCGGAGGAGAACCGGCACGGCATCGCCCTGCGCGACTACCTCGTCGTGACCCGCGGCGTGGACCCGGTCGAGCTCGAGCGGGCGCGGATGGACTACATGACCACCGGCTACGACTCGGGCGACAAGACCGCGCTCGAGGCGGTCGTCTACGTGTCGTTCCAGGAGCTCGCCACCCGGGTCTCGCACCGCAACACGGGCAAGGCGACGGGGGACCCGATCGCGGACGGCCTGCTCGCGCGGATCGCCAAGGACGAGAACCTGCACATGATCTTCTACCGCAACATCGTCGCGGCGGCGCTCGAGATCGCCCCGGACGCGACCATGCGCGCGATCGCCGACGAGGTGATCGGCTTCGAGATGCCCGGCGCGACCATGGCCGGGTTCCGCCGCAGCTCGATGATCATCGCCAAGGCGGGCATCTACGACCTGCGCCTGCACCACGACGAGGTGATCATGCCGGTCCTGCGCCACTGGGACGTCTTCTCCCGCACCGGCCTCGGCCCTGTCGGTGAGCAGGCTCGCGAGGAGCTGGGCGCCTTCCTCGCGGCGCTCGACCAGCAGGCGACCGCCTTCGTCGACCGGCGTGCCGAGCAGCGCGCCCGGCATGCTGCCGGCTCCGGGGAGCCGCAGGTCATCGTGTCCTGA
- a CDS encoding O-methyltransferase: MAPTPINAASWTFADAYVGEDDVLTAARTRAEEVGVTPIGSGTGATLRFLAAALEARAVVEIGTGTGVSGVWLLRGMRPDGVLTTVDVEAEHQRLAKESFKEAGVAPQRVRTIAGSALDVLPRLTDGHYDIVFADGDKREYGAYLSEALRLLRPGGVVAFDNALWHDRVADPAQRDDETVAIRELVQQVAATDGLVPALLPVGDGLLVAKKEWVPEAD; this comes from the coding sequence GTGGCCCCGACACCGATCAACGCTGCCAGCTGGACCTTCGCCGACGCCTACGTCGGGGAGGACGACGTCCTCACCGCGGCGCGCACGCGTGCCGAGGAGGTCGGAGTGACCCCGATCGGCTCCGGCACCGGCGCGACCCTGCGCTTCCTCGCCGCGGCCCTCGAGGCGCGTGCCGTGGTCGAGATCGGCACCGGCACCGGCGTCTCCGGCGTCTGGCTGCTGCGAGGCATGCGTCCCGACGGCGTGCTCACGACCGTCGATGTCGAGGCCGAGCACCAGCGGCTGGCCAAGGAGTCCTTCAAGGAGGCCGGCGTCGCGCCGCAGCGGGTCCGCACCATCGCCGGCTCCGCGCTCGACGTACTGCCCCGGTTGACCGACGGCCACTACGACATCGTGTTCGCCGACGGCGACAAGCGGGAGTACGGCGCCTACCTGTCCGAGGCGCTGCGCCTGCTCCGCCCCGGCGGCGTGGTCGCGTTCGACAACGCGCTGTGGCACGACCGGGTCGCTGACCCGGCCCAGCGCGACGACGAGACCGTCGCGATCCGCGAGCTCGTGCAGCAGGTCGCCGCGACCGACGGCCTGGTCCCCGCGCTGCTGCCCGTCGGCGACGGGCTGCTGGTCGCCAAGAAGGAGTGGGTCCCCGAGGCGGACTGA